The Thiorhodovibrio frisius genome segment AGTGGTGCTGTAGTTGACTGCAATATGGCTTATGGAGTAGATTTTGTTACTAAAGCGACGACAATCGGGATAAGTGATTTCAAGGACAGATTAAGAGAGCATGGCCATTTAACTTTATGTCCAGCAGTAAAAAGTTCATTAGATAACTACTGGCTTAGTGAAAATGACATAGAGTTGCAAAATAGATATAATCGTACTTCTATAACTTAAGCGCTCGAGTATTCCCTTGGACTTAAGTAACCTTAACTTGAACCATGAGAAAATACATCATGAAAAAATCACTTTATATAGCCTTCATCTTAATTACTTCGTTTATCTTTAATAATCAGACGCTAGCAGATTCTAAAGATCAAGATTGCGTTCGCACAATAAAAAAACATGGATTTCTTTCTCGTGCGCAATTTCAGTGTGGCTTCAATGACTATAGCAATGAGATGTTACAAGCAGCTAAAGCTTGCTCTCATGTATTATCCGACGAGCTACTGGAGCAATCGCTGAAATCAGGAATGAAAATATTTGACCGTAACGAGAATGAGCGTGGTCATAACGAGTTATGCGAAGATATTCTTCGCGATTTCCCTAACATGTTGCGTCGATGAATTGGGATTGATCTTTAACTGAGCTTCAATAGACCGATTGCCAATTCTAAACGGCAGAATTACTTTAGCTCATTATCTGTGGAGCATGAAATGCCTATACAACTCCGTGCTCGCTTCTTGGTTGTTTTCCTCCTTGTCGCTATTTCATCAACAACGCAGGCTGCGAGCTATACAGGTGCTTGGTTCAAGGTCTGGTACCCAGATAGTTTTCGGGCGGTACCCTCTATACCGTCCAGGACTTCTGGAGATGGTGTTGACAGCGCCTTCTTCCGCTCCCCAGATGGGCAGGTCGAGTTCTACATCTTCTCGCCACAATGGAACGGGGAACCAAGTGATATTGCAATTGATCCGGCACGAGAGACAGTGCGCGCTAAGGAGACGAAACCTTCCGGGGATGGACAAGTGACCTGGATCACTCTTGACGCGAACGACGGCTCCTACGCGCGTTCTTATCAGGATACGGTCTCAAACGGTGGCTCGGTTCGCTGGGTTGTTGGCATCAAGTACAGTAGCCAAGCAGCTTACAATCGTTACAAGAGCAGTTATCTGAAGTTTAAGCGATCACTTGAGCAGTATGCCGACGGACTAGAATAAACGATCATGGTAAATCTATTGCTGACATAACGTACTTTAACATTTCTGCGTATTCTGTTAACTTCCTAACCGACCTAACCAGAGTGAGAGATTAGACTGCAATCACGCGGTAGAGTCAATAATGCGCTTTTGATGCACCATCAACTGCCCGGGACGGCCCAGGATTGTCTGGCTACACATTTGGCTTCTTGAGCCAATAAGGTTTGGTAACAAAAAAATGTTGGGGCTTGGCAATGTCGTAAAATGTTTTTCTGGCTGTTTATCGGAGAGTAATTCATGATTAAGTCGCCACTTATAACCTTAAACTTGCTGTTTATCCTCCTTATTACCTTAAGCAGTCGATCCTTTTCATTGTCGATTGAAGATTATGACAAAGAGCGGGGGATATCGAGCGACAAATTAGACGTTTTCATTAGTGGTCTCGGTCAGGGCTACTTTTGGAGCAACGTTATTTTGGCCGCTGACAAGAAGAATACTCTTTATTGTCAGCCACAAACACTAATTTTAACCACGGAAGACTATCTGGCTATTATTGATAAACAACTTGCTAAACACAGAAAGAATTGGGGCACTGATGTTTCCATAGAGATGATTTTGTTTCTTGGTTTGGCTGCTACTTATCCCTGCCCTAACTAAGGTTTGATTATTTTGTTGCAGAATAAAGGGAAGTACCCTTTTTTTAGCCATCATTGAATAAGTCTTTGTTTGTTATCACCGCTTCATGTTATGTGAAAGGGAGCTGCCATAATGATAAAACTTAAACTGATCACTTGTCTATTACTAATTGTTGGAGTTGGATGTCTAAACTCTGCCTACGCAAGATCACCGGCGGAAGTTGCGGAAGATTTAACTAACGCTACTGCTACTGCTGTTTCAACGTACAAAACAGACGGAATGGCTGGGCTAATCACTGTAACGCAGGAGTGTTATAAACTAAACACCGATGCCCCATTTTATTGCGTTTCCCTTGACTTAGCATCACGCCGAATCGATCAAATTTTTGTTGAGGCGATGCAGTTTCCGCCAAATCAATTTTTCTCAGATGATCAATTTGGTTCTCGTATTGGGCCTGTATTTGCCGGTGCAGATATGGATATGAATTCTGCTAATGAATATCTTGAAAATATAACTCCGGTAATCAATAGATTGGTTGAGAAGAAAATTTTAGATGACAATTGAAAATGGTGGTCCATCGCTTCAAAATGTGCCTTCAAACTTCTGCAATTACCGATGTTACATTTAGATGTTCCCTCAATAATATCTTCTACTTCATCACCAACAAATAAATACTCGCATGATACGAAATCTGTTTCCCACATACCGACTTCGTTTCCCACTTTTTATCCTATCAGCACTGATTTTTCCGCATTTTCTTGCACATGGAGCTCCTGCTGAGATTGTGGAAGGCGAAGGTGGAATGGATATATCAATCAAAGCCGATAATCAAAAAAGTTTGCGTCTAAACCTCACATGCAGGGAGCTATCAGGCAATAGCATGTCTGGCTTTATAACCCTTTGGTTCGAGGATGGAGTGGACTTAGCTGGCGAGATGAAGCGACTACATGACGACTCATACCTCTTAACCGGTGATTTAGCGAAACGTATGCAATTTTGCCTTAACGGCGAATGCCTGCAAACATACTGGATACATGATGATATTTCGGGTGGCTATTCCACAGAGGTAAATCTTGATTTATCCGAATCGATAACAAGCGTTAAGATTGTTCCAGAGAATCTGCCGGAAGGCATCTATACGAAAACGCTAATCACTAAGGACAACATTGAATCAATCTGTCAATGAGATTAACTGGGGATTTTTCAGACTTACTGATCCGACTAAAACGTAAAATATTTTTTGTGGTATAACTCTATCGATACGGGAATACGAACAGGTTCAACGCTTGCGATCAGTCACTCGGCGTAAGTTCTCACCGGCCTTGGCGAGCATGATATGAGCGGAGCGGAGCCGTTGCTGACGACGGGCTGGATCATAAGGTGCGTCAGGACCTAGTGATTCAGTCAGAAAACCTTACTCAACTAATTTAGAAAATCGTATCTTAGCCTACACAAGTATATTGTTGCTACGTAATGGTTGCCTGCCTTATTATTAAGGCCATAGCTTGCTCATTAGAAACCTTTCAGACCTATTATTTCAACTAGGGATAACCATCTTGTTTTGGCGAATTGCCTGAAGGTGCTCTTGCAGAAATGCTGCAAGCCGAAACCCTCGATTGCCAACAAATGGCGATGGTAACAGCCGGACTGCAAAACCTCGCCGCTGCGCTAGCTGAAGTTTTCGGGAATACCGATAATCGTCAGCGGAGTGCGCTGCATTGAGGTTTTGCAGAGGTTGTACGCTGAAATGGCGACTGCGCGATATCGAGTTTTGGTCGATATGATTGAGTCCCTTCCCAAAAGTCGTTTTCGACCCTATATTAGTGATTTATTATCAACTATTATACAATATAGAGAACAGTCTATAACCATAACGTTTCTTTAAATATGCGCGATTTCGGGTTTTCGAAGTGGACTCCAGTGTTGTCTGAAAGTAGATTCTTGATACCGTATGGCGTTCAACAAACGAACTTGATCGATTACCATGATAAATCATTTTGTTAGAGTAACTTTTACCACTTTGATGCCCGCAGGAGTAAAGAAATGAACAAGTTGACAATATCACTAATGTTCGCTATTTCACTGCTGTCAACATCCAGCATTTCTTTTGGAGCTTGCTTCAGTTCTAATGATAATCTTCCTTTTGAATGCCGCTTTCCACAGGGGGATAGTTGGTGCGTGAGCAATTTCGATAACAAAGTATTCGCGTATGCTGATGCCTGCCTGCAACAGCATAGAACAACGGGAACAAGGCAAAGCACCTCAGCTGTTTCCCTTGAAACTGCCTTAAAAAAGATCAATGATGAACAATGCTGTGACGTTAACCTCATCAAGGTCGTAAACGGAGAAATCGCAGGACAACAAAGAAAAGTTGCTTTATATGGCGTTGAAGGCTGCGGTTGCGGAAATGCGTGGTGGGTAAGTGTTTCTGTGCTCGATATGGATAACAACGTGGTAGATTCTTGGGGGGAAGGCATCTTCGGTTTCAGCCCAGACGATGTTGCGATCAGGCGTGGGGCAATAATTCTGACGGGAATGGACTACGCGCCTGATGATGCACGCTGTTGTCCCTCTATTGAGAAAAGGCAGATTCTAACGCTTGTTAATGGCAAATTGCGGCCAACGGAATAGTGTACGATGCACTGATCCCCCAAGTAATTTACCGGTGCTGGAGTTCTAGTCATGAAAAATCTCTCCTCATACATTGCTGTTGCGCTGACAGTTGCGTTTGGGTGCGCTCAAGCAGAACAGCTTACAACAAAACAGACCTTATCTTTATTTGATGGAATGGAGTCGAGTTCGGCCATTGAGCTGACTAACGGTTACTGCATGGAGATCGATGGTGACAGCATTGTCAATATCAGTAAATGCCGGATTGTTCGCCATACCGATTGCGGCATTGACATCGGTGAATGTGGGAGCACTTTGAATGTTTTCAATTCTGATGGAAAATTACAAAAGAGCTTTGAGGAGCAACAAGATATTTGGTTTAAAGTTAGCAATGGAAAAGACTATGACGAGGTAAAAATTGAAAAGGACCAAATTTTTTATAGAGAATGCTTTCGCGATGTAGATAATGGCTACGATGCCTTTTGTTTTTCACTATTGCCGCCTGATTTAAATTATTAAAGACAGACGTTCTAATCTTTACTGTAAGTATTGCTTGACTTTCAAATGCGGATTGGGAATTATTAAAGGTGCGTTTCCTTAACTGGGTCCGAGAGCAAATGCCTTTCAAGGCAATCAACTTGAGCTGAATCGATCTTGAAATACTGTGTTACTGCGAAACCGGCGTCCTAGCGCTTATCTTTCTACAACAAGTTCGGGATCGCGTCTCAAGGTATTGAAGACTCGTTGGTCTGGCACAAATGGGGTGGAGGGAGGTTAACTGATGAATTCAAAGTTATAGATGTTGTACGCTATTGGATTGGTAGACTCAGTGAGGTCAAAATTCTCCAAATATTAACGCCCTCACTCTGACCATCTCCCGCTCTCAACATCCTGAGTCATCTGATGGCGTACCTGGATTTCGACGCTGATCTCCCCGATTCTCAGCATTTCTTGTGGGGTTAGCGCCCGTTGCTCTGAGCTGTAATCGTGGTCCCAGAGGTCGTGCATCAAAGAACATTGCTCGATCTCTGATAAAGGATAGCCGATGTTCCACAGTCGATGATCCCTACCGTCATTTAGCTGGCTCTGCTCACTATGCTTGAGACTAATCCAACGGCGCATGGTTAGAATATTATCTTCATCCTCTCGATATTCTGGATCATCCTCTCTGAGATAAAACCCCAACTCAGCGTCTAGTTCGTAATCTGCGAGAGGATCATCGGGGTCTGCTACCCGAGAATCCATCTTTGGACACTCTGTTACCCGAAATTCCACTAAATAGCGCTCAATCATCGACAAGCGATCATTGAGTCGAATCAAATCAGCGAAATCTGCGGTGGTGTAATGAATGTCTGACATTATCAATCGTAGATGCGTTGATAACCGCCATGCCAAATTTCCAAATTGGTTATCTTCGCTTTTGTTAATTCAAATTCATAACGAAAAAGCCCCGTACAAGACGGGGCTTTCAACCAACTAATTTACGACCATCGACTCAATGTAGGAATCAAGGTCTTGTTTTCTGTAACGAACAGACTTACCTAACTTTAGATAAGGGATAATACAAGTTTTCCTAACTCTCCAAGTTTCTAAGGTCGAAGGGGAAATATTTAAATACGCAGCTGCTTGTTTTGTATCAAGCAAGAAATTTTCTTCAGAATTATTCATGCATTAGGCTCGAAAAAAAAAATGAGACCAATGCCGACTTCCGATTTTAGTGGGTTCTTAGTATGGTGAATTTACAAGCCAAATGTAGTGGTAAAATTACATGCCATAAATCATTCAGATCGGCGTTATTGGCGGCTGACCAGAGGCGGTTCCATTTGGGATGATGGGCTCCTGCTCTACCGGTCTTCTAAGCCTATTGCCGATGCCCTGATCTGTCAAGAGCCGGCGATGTCAGATGGACCCGGTTCAGAGCCATCGGACTCCACGGATGGCGGTGCCATTGTAGCGAACATTGCCTCTACGGCCTTCTCCATGGATTGCCGCACCGGGTCAATGTTCAACCGGGCATAGATGCTAGTGGTGTTTACGTTCTTGTGATTGAGCGATTTGCCGATGATCGACAAGGATGCCCCCGTAGCCGCTTGCCAGCTGCCCAGGGAACGGCGGAGGTCATGCAGGCGCAGATCGGTCAAACCAGCACGCTCGAGGATTTTCGCCCAAGCTTTTTTCGGCTCGACAAGATGACCGGTCTTTCCCGCACCTGGAAATACCCACTCACTTTCGGCCGATTCCTTGCGCACCTGAAGCAACTCGGCAGCTTCAGGGACCAGGGGAACCGTTTGTGAGGTGCCATTCTTGGTATCCGGGATAAACCAAGTGCTCCGTTCCAGGTTCACCTCGGACCAACGCATCTCCAAGATGTTACTCTTGCGTGCACCGGTCAGGAGCGACAGCAAAACGTAATCGCGGATGGTGATGTTGGGTTCTTTCGCCAACGCTTGGAAAAACCGAGGAAGTTCGTCTGGTTGTAGGAAACGTTCGCGACTTTTTTCACGAAACCGCTTAATCCCAAGTGCCGGATTGCCTCCTTCCCAGCCCCAATCGACGGCTTTATTGAATAGGACGCTCAAGAGAGCAAGGGTTCGGTTGGCAGCATAGATGCCGTGTTCCTCTCCGATCTGTGAGTGGCGCTTTTGGATGTCAACACGCTTGATTGTTTGAAGACGGCGTTGCTTCCAGTCCGATAGATACCGATCAAACTGACCCTGATCTTCTTCCCATGTTTTCTTGTGCTGCCTTGCGTGGCGATCCAGGTAGGTCGTGAAAAGTTCACCAAGGGTCATCTCTTGACGCAAAGATCGTTTGGTGTCGTTGGGATTTTTCCCCTGTGCGATCTCCCCCATGATTTCTTGGGCCTTCCGACGCGCCTGGTCGATGCTCATGTCGGGAAAATCACCGACACGAATCCGCTCGGGTTTTCCCTGCACCCACCGATAGACATAGAAGGTCAGGCGCCCGGTACTGGTCTGTTGTACGATCAGTCCTTTCTGACGGGTGTCGCGGTAGTAACAGCGTTTCCCCTTGGGCGGGACTTCAAGGCTAGTCAAAGCGGCCTTGGTGAAGTTGAGTTCAGTAGACATGACGCCCCCCCTAGCACCGTCAGTTGGACTTGGTGCTAGGATAGCATCTGGTGCTAGGATGGTGCTATGTCAGGGAGCAAAACAGAGCGGGATTGAGCATACAAGCGCAGGGTTGGGGTCACTGTAAGATGCTATTTTTATTACCTTATCGGCGTAGGGCAACTTCTAGCAAAGAACGGGCCGACTCACTTTTAATCAGGTGGTCGTGCGTTCGAGTCGCACAGGGCGCACCATATAAAACAGCGGCTTAGTCTGATGAGGGCTAGGCCTTTTTTGTCTCTTAAGCTTTAGTCAGGATAGTCAGCCCAAGCAACCGATCCGGGAGATTTGAGAGCGTCTGTTGGCCCCGATCAAGACCGCGCCCCTGCTCGACCCCTACGCCATCTACCAACACCACGCCTGATGGATTATTGGGCTGAGATCATGCAGGACGATGCCTATGAGATCGCCGCCGAGGGCTGGGTCGCCAAGCCCCATCGGGTGCTGGAGGAGATGAAGGCGGGCAAGAAGAAAGGCCAGATGAAGGACAAAGGCTGGGCCTGTGATCTGATCCCCAAGCCGTATCTGGTGGCGCGCGATTTCGCCGCTGAACAGGCCTGCTCGACGCGCTGCAAGCCGATGTGCAGAACGAAGCGGATCGTGTCTCCCAGACGCTGACGGGCCGCCCCGTGGCTGGCGGCGAATTCGAGATGGTTGGTTTAGGCTGCGCTTAACCTCGGTCATGTCATCGGCCAGGTGATCGACACGGGCGCGAATGTGCTTCAGGTGAATACCTTCCAGAGTATGGCCAGGGTGAAAGCGAGATTGAATCCGATCATCCATTTGAGCAGCGCGAGATTGGATTTCACTTCGGCAATGTCGCGGCTGTAGTCGGCTATCGCTTTCGCGGCATCACGGGCGGTATGGATGGCGGCCTTGGTCAGTTTGACCCGGTTCGACGGCACTAATAGCTGTCTCCATATTGTCGGCAAAAAATATCGATTTCGATAGTAAAGCAGCGTAAACGCACGCACAAGGTGAATCTGTAAGTATCTGTTTTAGATTTTTTTATTTGGGTTTTTGGTAGATCAAGCCATGCTCGGCATAAGGTGCCCGACGAGGCCCACGGCTTCGATGCTCCACGCGTGATGTGGGGATTTGCCGGCAGTCGGGGAGGTAAGGAGGGGCGCTTTAATCAACCAGCGCCTTTAGCAGTGCATCGCGGGCGTCCTGGTAGAACTGGGTATCGACCTTGGTCGCCATGTCGTCGGACAGGTCGAAGAGCTGGCGCCGGCTGGTCACCGGCATCAGGACCGCCTGGGCGCCTTTCTCAATCGCGATCTCGACCAGCGACACGGCGTTGTGGATGGGCTCGATGGACCCGCCCAGATTGATCTCGCCAATAATCACCAGGCCGCCACGCACTGGCTTCTTGAGCAGGCTGCTGCAGAGTGCGATCAGGGCCGCGACACCGACCTGGCTTCCGGTCTTGGCGGCATCGAAGCCCCTGAGCTGGACCGAGAATTCGTGCGCCCTCGGGTCGCGGTCGCCGACCAGTTGCACGGCACGGGCATAGAGGTTCTGCTGCGCATAACGCACTGACTCCTGAAATGCCGGCGGCGTCGGTTTGTTCAGGATGCGCAGCCCGCTGCCTGGCCCCTCGCTGACCTCGATCCGGTAAAGACCGGCGTGCTCGTCCATGCCGCCGGGGCTTAAGCTCCAGACCTGCCCTGGCTCCAGCGGGTCCGCGCCTATGCTGTTCTCGCTCGACAGCTCGGGTGTGGCGACGAACCGCTCGACGCCATCCTCACCGATGATGTAGCTGAAGTGCGTGTTGCGGAACTCCGCCGAGCCGATGCGCTTCTGCTGCTCTTTCACCCGCCTACGGACCTCCAGCGCGAGGCGCACGGCCCACTCCAGATCCTCATCGGAGATCCGCATCTCGCCAGCGGGATAGAGCAGCTTCAGCAGGCCGCTCGCGGTCTTGTTGGTGGCGTTGAGGTCGCGTCCACTCAGCGCGCCACCCAGGTGGACGCGGCCCTGCAGCTGGGGCAGTCGGCTCTCCATGCGCAGCCGGCTGAAGCACTCGGACAGAAAATCGCTGACCAGCCCGAAGTGGTCGGTGAATAGTGTCGGTTGCATCTTGGGCAGGTCCCAGCCAGGCAGGTAGGCGTGGATGCGGTCCATGAAGGCGGTGTCGTCGCGCATCTCCGGCGGCAGTGGGCCGAACAGGTGACCGATGCGCTGCTGATGCTCCACGTCAACCTCGAAGTTGCCGACCAGTACGATGGAACCGTCGGCGCGGATGCTCTCCTTGCCGCGGCTGAACTCGCCGGATTCCATGTAGCCCTTCATGATGTTGACGCCGTCCTTCTGATCGAAGGAGACGCCCGAGACCTCGTCGAAGCAGACCACGTCGTACTGGCAGACTAGCCCGCGCTGGCCGCTGGCATTGTTGACGAACATCTTCGCCACCGTCGCCTTGCCGCCCGAGATCAGGTGCGCGTAGGGCGAGACCTGTTGGAACAGATGGCTCTTGCCGGTGCCCCGCGGCCCCAGCTCCACCAGGTTGTAGTTGCGCTCGACGAAGGGGACCATGCGCAGCAGCAGGGCATCCTTGGCCCGCTCGTTGAACTGGTCAGGTTCTAGCCCGACGCTGCGCAGCAGAAAGTCTTTCCATTCGGCGGTGGTTAGCCTCTCCCGTGCCTTGGCCAGCACCTCCAGCACATCGCGTCTGGAGAGCTGGATGGCCCGCAGGGCATCGATGCCGAAGGGCCGGCCATGGGCCTCTTGGGCGATGGAAGAGTCATAGCTCAGGGTGACCTCTGCGTAGAAGCCTCCGGTCAGCAGCCGCTCGTGCTCGCGCAACATCTCCGGCGCGATGCGCACATCCTTGAGCTGCAGGCTCGGCAGATTGGCCAGATAGGCGTCGGTCTTGGCGTCCAGTCGGGCGCTGATCAGATCGATCAGCTTGACGGTGCCATCTTCGCGGGCGCGGGCCTTGAACAGTTCCTCCTCGCCGGCCTTCACCGTGCGCGAGGCAAGCTGGCGCTGGACGATCTCCAGCCCCTCGCTGATCTCGTCTTCGTCGGTGGTCGCGCAATAGCGCCCGAGCAGGAATTCCACCACGTAGGTGGGCACCGGGAACTGGCGGCTAAATTGGCGCACCAGGTCCTTGCGCACCACATAGCCCTCGAAGTGCTCGGCGGCCTTGCGGTCCAGTTCGTCTAGCTGCATCCTTCTACTCCCCGCCGATGACCGTCGCCATGCGAGCGACCGCCTGGCCATTGCCGTCGATGACCACCAGCGAGATGGCCTCCCCTTCCAGCGCGTCGTCTTCCACCACCAGCGATGCCTTCCCGCCCTTGAGCGGCTTGCCACCGCCGGCTTTGCTGGTCTTTGGATCGTTTGCTTTCTGCCTGAGGTCAGCCGCATAGACCGGCTGCGCGCCGTCGACGACAACCCGGCAACGCAGCCCGGTCCACTTGATCTCTGTCACCGTCACGGAAACCGCGTCCGCAACGCCTGCCGGCGGCGTGACGGTGATCCTGGGGATAATGCTCTCCTGCAAACTTAGGCCACCGTGCCCATACACCTGGCCGGCGATGAAGCTGGAGATGCTCGGCGCCATGGCGATGCGCACATCCGGGCACCAACTCCAGGTGAGGGTCAGATCGGTCGGCTTGGCCGTGTCCGTCAGGGCCGCGCATCGGCCCCAGCGGGTGGCGGTGAGAAACTTCGCCAGCTCTGTCTTCGGCATTCCGCCCGGCACCAGCAGCCAGCCGTGGTCGGTGACGATGCGGATTTGCTGCCAGCCCGCATCGATCAAGCAACGGATCTGTTCGACGATGGCATCGAGGATGATGGGCACCTCCCTGGCCAGCCGCAGGCCGTGCTCGTGGCCGTAGTGGTCCAGGTCGCCGAATTCCGTCCAGCCGCGCCCGGTTGGCTCGCCGGTCTCGCTGCCGCCGAGCACCTGCCAGCCCTCGTCTTTGAGGATCTTCCGCAGCAGGGCGGTGTTGAGCGGCTTGTCCAGCGTGCCGTGGCTGGGCACGAAGTCCTGGTCGGTGCTCCGGCCTTGCGCGAACTGGGCGACCGGCGAGCAGGCGATCTTGCCCGACGCGGTCACCGACGGCACCGGCGCATAGTCAGCGTCGATGCTAATCTCAAGGCCCTCGTCCTTCAGAAGCGCGGCGAGATCCTGGGCGACGTCGTAGCGCAGCCCGTCGACGAACAGCCAGCATTGCCCGCCGGTCTGGTAGGCGGCGCTTGGCTCCTTGACCACCGTGGAGCCGGGGTAGCCATCCTTGCGCACCAGGTTCTGGAACCGCTGATTTGCCTCTTCCAGCCAGGGCACATAGATGGCCTGCAGCGCCGTGCTCACCGCCTCGGTATCGGCCTTGGTGCGCAGTCCCGCGAGAGCCTGCCGGGCCGCTGTATCGACCTGCCAGAACTCAGCCCGGTAGGCATCGGCCATGTCCTCCAAGTGTTGTCCACGGAACGGCTTTCCGGTCAGCGCGGCCAATCGGGACAGGGGCTCCAGCGCCTGCGCCAGGGGCGCCTGCCCCATCTGCGCCCAAAGCCAGTGGCGGCGCGGCCCGTGCTCCTGCTCCAGCCCTTGCAGCCTTGAGACGGCCTCGGTTTGGCTGGTGCCAGCCACGCCGGCCAGGGCCAAGCGAAGGCTATCCTCTGCCTTATCATTTGTCTTCGGGTAACGGCCGAGATCGGTGAACAGGTCCCGGCGCACCGGTAGCGACGCCAATCGGAGCTGCTCGATCACCTTCGGGAAGGACCGCCAGCCACTCTGATAGCGCTCCCAGACCGCATCCCACTCCCGACGTCCCTCGCTGATGCGCTCTGCGGCGACCAGCACACCGTCGGACTTTGGGTCGAGCTTCCAGTCCGCCTTGCAGCGACTGCGAAAGGCATCCCAGCGGGCGCCCTGCCATTCCTCGGCGCTGGCCTCTGGGTTGTTCATCCAGGTCAGCAGATCGCGGATGGGGTTGCTGCTCAACAGGGCGTCGAAATCCGCTGCCTCCAGTCGCCGGCCCTTGAGATTGTCCACCGGTGTGTCGATCAGTACGTCGAGCGCCCGGTGCATGGCCTGCTGGGTGGCTTGATCGCCCGAGACATCCAGGTTGAACGCGCCACGGCTGCTGGACAGAAAGGCTTTTACCGTCCAGTCGCGGCCATTGAGCTGGCTCCAGAACAGGCCCCGGTACTGCAGCTCGGCGAGTGGTTGCAACGCACGCGGGCAGGTCTCGATGGCGCGCAGATCGGCTCGCGATACACCCGGCAGATAGAGGATTGGTACCGCGCTCGCAGGCCAGTCCGCCTCCTCCAGGGTGCGCGCCAGCATGCACTTGATCCAGATGGCCGGCCCGCAGCGCTGCTCCGGCGCATGCTCACCGAGCATCAGCAGCTCCGGGATCATCTCCCGCAGCCGCTCGGCGACCGGTCGCCACTGGCTCTCTTGATCTGTCCAGAGCACGGCGGCAGGGCGTACCTGATCCGCGCGGCTGACATTCGCAGCGCTGCGCAGGGAGTCGAGCAGGCGGTCTAGGACGGTCTCGGTCATTCCTCACTCAAATCAATAATGATAACGGCAGGAAATGATGGTGATCTGCTCAGTATCGACAGCGTAGACCAGACGATTCGCCTGGTCGATGCGCCGCGACCAGAAGCCGCTCAGGTTTTCCCGCAGGGCCTCGGGTTTGCCGATACCTTCGAACGGTGTCCGCAGCAGGTCGGCGATGAGCGCGTTGATGCGCTTCAGGGTCTTGCGGTCTTGGCTTTGCCAGCAAAGGTAGTCTGCCCAAGCCTCTTGGGTCCAGACCAAGCTTCTAGTCATGCTGCAACGGATGCTCGGCAGTCTGTCCCTGACGGTATTGCGCAATGGAGCGGGCGAGATGCTCGCCGTTGGCTGGTGAGCGGAGCAGGTGGACCGTCTCCATTAGGCCGTTGAAACTATCAAGAGACATGACAACCGCGTCTTCAGCATCTCGGCGGGTGATGACCGTGTAATCCGCATCGCACACAACACGATCAAGCACTTGCTTCAGTTGATTGCGGGCATCGGAGAAGGTGATGGTTTGCATGGCAGCCTTCAAACTTGTTCGATATATCGTACAAGTATGCTGCGCTATCTGGCCTCAGTCAATCACAACTACGGAGCGGTGCTCCTCCAGGTGCGCCGCAAACAGCGTCAGCTTAACCGCGCCGCCCATGTTG includes the following:
- a CDS encoding type II toxin-antitoxin system Phd/YefM family antitoxin, with the protein product MQTITFSDARNQLKQVLDRVVCDADYTVITRRDAEDAVVMSLDSFNGLMETVHLLRSPANGEHLARSIAQYRQGQTAEHPLQHD